AAAGCCTGGCATGAATCCCTGCCGAGATGACGGTTTGACTTAACGGCATTATCTCCCTATAGGCGATATGAAAATGCTCTAGCCAGCCTATCTCGCCAAGCTTTATTGTCCAGCCACTTCCACCCCTACTGAGTCCGTATGGGTTGGCTTGGACAGGATACGAACAGGCAAAAACCGCTGGATGACTTCCGCATTGCTGTCGGCGTGTTGACTCCATTCGGTGGCAGTGAACGAACCGCCGCCCGCCAGGGCCAAGGGCAATAGCAATTGGTCGGCCAAGTTGGCGCCCACCGCCGCCGCGCTGGCAAGATATTTGTGCGCCTGGGCGACCGCGCTTTGGGCGATATGTTCGGCCGGCACGCCGCGTTCGGCAAAGCCGGTAAACACTTCAGTAACCTGTTCGTGCTCCAAGGTGAGCAGCAGCACATTGCCGGGGCCTTGGTTGTTGTCGAGTTTATGCAGTCGAAGTTGCTCATTGTCCCAAGCCAGCTTCCACTTGACCAAGGCCAGTTCGCGCTCGGCAATGTGGACGGGCAGGGCCGCGATGTAGCTTTCGGCATAGCTATTCAATGCCGTTCCGCGTTCGGCCAAATGCAAGGGCGCAAGCTGAGTGCCGCCCGTGATGGTGGCGACGATCTCGCCACCGCCCGCCGGATAAAAGCCGAAGCGGTTCAACTGCAAATCAACTTCCGCGCCCATGCGCCTTAACAACGGCAAAAAAGCCCGCTGTAAAAAGTGAAAGGGCGGGCTCATGGTATTGTGGGTGCCGCCGGTGATGACGACACGGCTATCTTCCGCCGCCAGCAACAACGCCGGCAATACGGTTTGCAACACCAGGGTACAACTGCCTGCCGTGCCAATGTCGAAGCGGTAATGGCCGCCTTGTAAATGTCGTGGGCAAAAGCTCAATTCAAGCGAACCCACTGCGGCGCCAACCAGTTCCGCTCCCGAAATGGCTGCCGCCGCTTGCACGGCGGTCAAATGCTGGCGCATCAGGCCGGGCGACTTGCGCCGGGCGCGGATGTTGTTAATGCGGAAGGCTTGCCCAGTAATGACCGACAAAGTCAGCGCAGTGCGTAGGATTTGCCCGCCGCCTTCGCCTTGGGAGCCGTCAATTTCAATTGTCATGATTGTTTACTTTTCATGGTTTTGAAAGACCATTGGTCAAAGCCTTTAGCGACCAACATGTCTTTGTCGTTAATGTGGACCATTTCGTGTTCCTTGCTGCCTAGCACACCGGATATAAAGCCCGATATGTTATTGAATGCCGTGAAAGGATCGACTACTTTGTAGAATTCCAAAACCTTCAATTCGTCGTTCAAAGTCAATAACGGCGGTGTGTTGTGGTTTAGCCTAATGACAAATTAATTTTGTTCCCGTGCTTGTCTGGCACGGGAACTGCCGCGGCCTATCAACCCTTCACGCAAACCACCTGTTTCAAGGTATGCACAATCTCCACTAGATCGGTTTGTGCCGCCATCACCGCGTCGATATCCTTGTACGCCATCGGGATTTCGTCGATGACATCGGCATCCTTCCGGCATTCCACGCCCTCGGTGGCCGCAATCTGGTCGGCAATGCTGAACCGTTTCTTGGCTTCGGTGCGGGACATGGCCCGGCCAGCGCCGTGGCTGCAAGAGCAGAAGGATTCCGCCTGACCCTTGCCGCGCACAATGAAAGACTTGGCCCCCATCGACCCCGGAATGATGCCCATCTGCCCCGGCCAGGCCGCTACCGCGCCTTTGCGCGTCACCAGTACGTTATGGCCGAAATGATGCTCGCGCTGCACATAGTTATGATGGCAGTTCACCGCTTCCACATCCGTCGTGAACGGCTTGGGGCAAATCGCCTGGACGGCCGCCACCAGGTTGTGCATCATCAGCTCGCGGTTGCGTCTGGCGAAGTCCTGCGCCCAACTGACCGCTTGTACGTAGTCGTCAAAATGTTCCGTCCCTTCCGGGAAATAGGCCAAATCCCGATCCGGCAACTGGATATAGAATTTTTCCATGTCCTTCCGCGCCAGTTCGATGAAGTGCATGCCGATGCGGTTGCCTACGCCGCGCGAACCGGAATGCAGCATGAACCAGACGTTTTGGCTTTCATCCAGACAGACTTCGATAAAGTGGTTGCCGGTTCCTAAAGTACCCAAATGCTTATAGTTATTGGTGTTCTTCAGGCACGGATGTTTATCGCAAATGGCTTCAAATTCCGGCAACAATTCCGCCCACTGCCGGTCTACGTTCGCTGCCGGGTTCTCCCAGGAACCCTTGTCGCGGCCTTTAAAGGTCAAACCATGCGGCACGGCCCGTTCAATGGCGGTGCGCCAGCCGTGCAAGTGGTCCGGCAGGTCGCTGGCGGTCAAAGTGGTCTTGGCCGCCATCATGCCGCAGCCGATGTCCACGCCCACCGCCGCCGGGATGATCGCGCCCCGCGTGGGGATCACGCTGCCGATGGTGGAACCCAAACCAAAATGCACGTCCGGCATCACCGCAATATGCTTGAACACAAAGGGCATCCGGGCCATGTTCAATAACTGTTTCTTGGCAGCGTCATCGACTGGCACGCCCTGCGCCCACAGTTTGATCGGCTTGCCCTGGTCTTCTTGCAGCACTTGGTAATTTTGGCTAGGCATGGTTGTTATCTCTCTATTCTGATATGACTTTACGTCACATTGCCTTTTACAAACGTTTGTGAAATTATCCGTTCATGCTTCGACCCTTCGATAAACTCAGGACTCGGTACGAACGGATATTGACCGAATTGGAGTAGGAATCGAATCATGCGACAGATGGACTCCGATTGAGCCACTCAATTTTGTCGTGGAGCTGAACTACAGGCGATGCCATCGTTTCTCTGCCTGTCATTCCTGAAGCTGGCGATACGGCTTGATGACCTAAACCAGGATAAACCGCGCCAGGGTGCCGGAATGCGCCACTTGTAAGCACTGACTTCACTCACCGACGCTTACAGAAAAAGCGATAACTGTGCCAGCTTTGCTTTCAACTTGTTTTATGTTTTTAACTGACTGATATTATGGGATAAGTTCTTTAAAAAATTTAATTGCGCTTGGGTTTTTAAAACTCGGCTATACTGCTGGCTGTAGAAATATTTATCTGGATTTATAAATTATTCTCATGAAGAAAAAAGTGGTCATCGGCTTCATCGGTACCCAACTGGATTCAGGAATCGCGGCCAGCCGCTGGGAACGCTGGCGGCCCACCGTCTCGCTGGTGCTGCGCGAAAACTTGGTCATCGACAAGATGATGTTGCTGTACGACCGCAATTACCAGGCATTGGCCGATTTGCTCAAGCAGGACATCGCCACCGTGTCGCCGGAAACGGAGGTCACGCCCGTGGAAATGAGCATTGCCAACCCGTGGGACTTCGGCCAGGTCTACGCCGCTTTATTCGATCTTGCCGAGCAATACCCGTTTGACATCGAACATGAAGAATATTGGATCCACATCACGACCGGCACCCACGTCGTCCAGATTTGCCTGTTTTTGATGGTGGAAGCGCGGTATTTTCCGGGCGTGCTGTTGCAAACTTCTCCGCCATCCAAGAAAAGAGGGGATGCCTTGGGCAGTTATACCCTGATCGACTTGGACTTAAGCCATTACGATGCGATTGCCCAGCGCTACGCCAGGGCGGAGGCCGATGCCATCACTTTGTTGAAATCCGGCATAGAAACTTTGAATCCGGCCTTCAACAAGATGATCGGCGAAATCGAGCAGGTGGCGGTGCGTTCCAAAGCGCCGCTGTTGTTCATGGGGCAGACTGGGGCAGGGAAGTCATTCCTGGCCAAGCGGGTGTATGAACTGAAAAAGGCCCGGCATCAGGTCAGCGGCCCGTTCGTCGAAGTCAATTGCGCGACTTTGCGCGGCGACGGCGCGGCTTCCGCGTTGTTCGGCCATGTCAAAGGCGCTTTCACCGGGGCGCAACATGACCGGGCGGGCTTGTTGAGAAGCGCCAACAAGGGTTTGTTGTTTCTGGACGAGATCGGCGAGTTGGGCGCGGACGAACAGGCCATGCTGTTGAAGGCGGTGGAAGAGAAACAGTTTTATCCGGTCGGCGGCGACAAGTTGGCAACCAGCGACTTCCAACTGATTGCCGGCACCCACCGGAACTTGCGCCAGGACGTGCAGGCCGGGCGGTTCCGGGAGGATTTGTTCGCCCGGATCAACCTGTGGACCTATAATTTGCCATCGCTCGCCCAACGGCCCGAGGACATCGAGCCCAACATCGACTACCTGCTGACCCAGCAATTTGCCGAGCTGGGTCAAAAAGTCAGTTTCAATAAGGAGGCAAGACGCAAGTATCTTGATTTCGCCACTTCACCCTCTGCGACCTGGCAAGGCAATTTCCGCGACCTGAGCGCGTCCATCTTGCGCCTATCGACCCTGGCCCAGGGCGGACGGATCACTGAGGAACTGGTTGAGCAGGAAATTGGCCGTTTGTCTATATTTTGGGGTCAGCCGCAGGTAAAAACCCAAGGCAACATGACGCAGGCGCTGGACAGTGAACAACTGGCCGGGCTGGACTTGTTCGACCGCCTGCAATTGGAGGCCGTGCTCGCCGCGTGCCAGGATTGCCACAGCCTGTCGGAAGCGGGCCGGAAACTGTTCGCGGCGTCCCGCGCCCGGCGCGGCAGCAGCAACGATTCCGACCGCCTGCGCAAATACCTGGCCAAGTTCGGTCTGGACTGGGCCAAAGTGAAGGGCATGTGAAAACTAATGTCCTTGATAATAAAGAGCGCCACAAGCAAGGTTCCTTCAAGATCGAAGCATGGACTTGCACAACGCCGGGCTGAACGGAGAACACCCCGCAGCACTAGACTTTTTCTTTCTGAGTCGTGATCGTTTGCCAACCATGAGCGAAGATGAGGCGATGGAGAAGATTAAAAAAGATCCAGTGTTTAACTAATAAAATCATTTAAGATTCGGACAAGTGAACCCAGCGCATGAATCACGCAGCACACAATAAACTCGTTTCCTTTATCTGGTCGATCGCCGACGATTGTTTGCGCGACGTCTACGTCCGCGGCAAATACCGCGATGTTATCTTGCCGATGGTGGTGTTGCGCCGCCTGGATGCATTACTCGAACCCAGCAAGGACAAAGTGCTGGGCGAACTCGCTTTCCAAAAAAACGACATGGGCCTGACCGAGTTGGACGATAACGGCTTGAAAGAGGCCTCCGGCTATGTGTTTTACAACACCAGCAAATGGACGCTCACGCAATTGCTGAAAACCGCGACCAACAATCAGCAAATTCTATTAGCCAATGTCGAAGACTACTTGAACGGCTACAGCGCCAACGTCAAGGAAATCGTCGACAAGTTCAATCTCAAATCCCAGGTTCGCCACATGGCCGGCAAGGATGTTTTGCTCGGCGTGCTGGAAAAGTTTACCTCGCCTTATATCAACCTCACGCCGTATGACAAGGGCGACCCGGACGGCAATCGACTGCCAGCCCTGACCAATCTGGGCATGGGCTACGTGTTTGAAGAGCTGATCCGAAAATTCAACGAAGAAAATAACGAAGAGGCCGGCGAGCATTTCACGCCCCGCGAAGTGATCGAGTTGATGACGCATTTGATCTTCGATCCGGTAAAAGACCAACTGCCGCCGGTCATGACCATCTACGACCCGGCCTGCGGCTCCGGCGGCATGCTCACCGAATCGCAAAACTTCATCAAGGACGAGGAAGGCGCGATACGGGCAACCGGCGACGTCTATTTGTACGGCAAGGAAATCAATGACGAAACCTATGCCATCTGCAAATCCGACATGATGATCAAGGGCAACAACCCGGCCAACATTCGTGTCGGTTCCACGCTGTCCAGCGACGAATTTTCAGGCACGCGCTTCGATTTCATGCTGTCCAATCCCCCCTATGGCAAAAGCTGGGCCAGCGAGCAGAAATATATCAAAGACGGCGGCGACGTGATCGACTCCCGCTTTCGGGTCACGCTGAAAGAT
The genomic region above belongs to Methylomicrobium agile and contains:
- the rtcR gene encoding RNA repair transcriptional activator RtcR, coding for MKKKVVIGFIGTQLDSGIAASRWERWRPTVSLVLRENLVIDKMMLLYDRNYQALADLLKQDIATVSPETEVTPVEMSIANPWDFGQVYAALFDLAEQYPFDIEHEEYWIHITTGTHVVQICLFLMVEARYFPGVLLQTSPPSKKRGDALGSYTLIDLDLSHYDAIAQRYARAEADAITLLKSGIETLNPAFNKMIGEIEQVAVRSKAPLLFMGQTGAGKSFLAKRVYELKKARHQVSGPFVEVNCATLRGDGAASALFGHVKGAFTGAQHDRAGLLRSANKGLLFLDEIGELGADEQAMLLKAVEEKQFYPVGGDKLATSDFQLIAGTHRNLRQDVQAGRFREDLFARINLWTYNLPSLAQRPEDIEPNIDYLLTQQFAELGQKVSFNKEARRKYLDFATSPSATWQGNFRDLSASILRLSTLAQGGRITEELVEQEIGRLSIFWGQPQVKTQGNMTQALDSEQLAGLDLFDRLQLEAVLAACQDCHSLSEAGRKLFAASRARRGSSNDSDRLRKYLAKFGLDWAKVKGM
- a CDS encoding RtcB family protein, which gives rise to MPSQNYQVLQEDQGKPIKLWAQGVPVDDAAKKQLLNMARMPFVFKHIAVMPDVHFGLGSTIGSVIPTRGAIIPAAVGVDIGCGMMAAKTTLTASDLPDHLHGWRTAIERAVPHGLTFKGRDKGSWENPAANVDRQWAELLPEFEAICDKHPCLKNTNNYKHLGTLGTGNHFIEVCLDESQNVWFMLHSGSRGVGNRIGMHFIELARKDMEKFYIQLPDRDLAYFPEGTEHFDDYVQAVSWAQDFARRNRELMMHNLVAAVQAICPKPFTTDVEAVNCHHNYVQREHHFGHNVLVTRKGAVAAWPGQMGIIPGSMGAKSFIVRGKGQAESFCSCSHGAGRAMSRTEAKKRFSIADQIAATEGVECRKDADVIDEIPMAYKDIDAVMAAQTDLVEIVHTLKQVVCVKG
- the rtcA gene encoding RNA 3'-terminal phosphate cyclase encodes the protein MTIEIDGSQGEGGGQILRTALTLSVITGQAFRINNIRARRKSPGLMRQHLTAVQAAAAISGAELVGAAVGSLELSFCPRHLQGGHYRFDIGTAGSCTLVLQTVLPALLLAAEDSRVVITGGTHNTMSPPFHFLQRAFLPLLRRMGAEVDLQLNRFGFYPAGGGEIVATITGGTQLAPLHLAERGTALNSYAESYIAALPVHIAERELALVKWKLAWDNEQLRLHKLDNNQGPGNVLLLTLEHEQVTEVFTGFAERGVPAEHIAQSAVAQAHKYLASAAAVGANLADQLLLPLALAGGGSFTATEWSQHADSNAEVIQRFLPVRILSKPTHTDSVGVEVAGQ